One halophilic archaeon DL31 genomic region harbors:
- a CDS encoding Cobyrinic acid ac-diamide synthase (PFAM: Cobyrinic acid a,c-diamide synthase~KEGG: hla:Hlac_3098 cobyrinic acid ac-diamide synthase): MSADEFEGLPGAAVSLLKGGVGKSTIALNIADRLASRGHETVLLDLDKDGHMTTQLGYDDAYDRDANLGDALIDGEDPEDLLIKTDFGVHLLPSSNELENVETRLKDERFADVKLRRNVVDPLIQNGYDYVIIDAAGGRGKLSDNALIAVQRVIVPLIPRAGSINGLNKMIERQISPIRQNIGLDILAVTPNMIRETMGQHNEHRTLVQNLNREFGSFVPEYARVDPEIFDALDDSGRTIDSIPKPGIRERTAISRAFKQGMPVSEFDEDCDQIPNFDHLADLVEEHSHA, translated from the coding sequence ATGAGTGCTGACGAGTTTGAAGGACTCCCCGGTGCAGCTGTCTCGTTGCTCAAGGGGGGCGTAGGAAAATCCACGATTGCGCTCAACATCGCTGATAGACTTGCTTCTCGTGGCCATGAGACGGTACTACTGGATCTGGATAAGGACGGGCACATGACGACCCAGCTGGGATACGACGATGCGTACGACCGAGATGCCAACCTCGGCGACGCCCTCATCGATGGTGAGGACCCCGAAGACCTGCTTATCAAGACGGACTTTGGAGTTCACCTCCTCCCATCTAGCAACGAACTCGAGAACGTTGAAACGAGGCTGAAGGACGAACGGTTCGCAGACGTGAAGCTACGGCGGAACGTCGTTGATCCACTCATCCAAAACGGATACGACTACGTGATAATTGATGCCGCAGGCGGCAGAGGGAAACTCTCCGATAACGCCCTCATCGCCGTCCAGCGCGTCATAGTCCCGCTGATCCCCCGCGCTGGCTCAATTAACGGCCTCAATAAGATGATTGAACGCCAGATTTCCCCAATTCGGCAGAATATAGGGTTAGACATCCTCGCAGTTACCCCGAATATGATTCGAGAAACAATGGGGCAACACAACGAGCATCGGACCCTCGTTCAAAATCTCAACCGAGAGTTCGGGTCGTTCGTCCCTGAGTACGCTCGTGTCGACCCGGAAATCTTCGATGCTCTCGATGATTCGGGACGCACCATCGATAGTATCCCGAAGCCAGGAATTCGCGAACGGACCGCGATTTCTCGCGCCTTCAAGCAAGGAATGCCTGTCTCGGAATTCGACGAAGACTGTGACCAAATCCCGAATTTCGACCACTTAGCGGATCTCGTGGAGGAACACAGCCATGCCTAA
- a CDS encoding integrase domain protein SAM domain protein (PFAM: Integrase, N-terminal SAM-like, phage~KEGG: hla:Hlac_2941 site-specific recombinase): protein MPDRALSTPLDDSFERYLQDKGKGRGGNGGNYRRNAARELERFAEWAAGDRGDDDWTGIVPDDIDQEPTFEDLDERIFREYARHLGGNRGLKQNTVQTYYRYISAWCGWCVNEGYLEAHYAQRASAMAPLPEDDGRKPGDQQAWTSEQRHAITRHVDERARDSVEAYTTLPEDTDSLDKQRARYAAVKAARDRALVFVLAYTAVRVGELLRDPNDPRRRGVRWEDLSLDDGSMDVYRKKQQWDAASLPDPVISPLRSYCHLMDPPTERWPVFPTFDQRTLAGVIQDELADRGECSEAITERRGEYARDLVLALDEDIRPPSITTDGARSILQRLSEAAEININHPKHDYLAPHGGRRGMGEVLVRAFGYTVAARYLDNSEEIVRDRYSHIEAGELGDIATEALEEVDDESDNLAGSV, encoded by the coding sequence ATGCCTGACCGAGCTCTTTCGACGCCGCTCGACGACAGCTTCGAGCGCTACCTCCAGGACAAAGGGAAGGGCCGCGGTGGCAACGGCGGGAACTATCGACGTAACGCTGCACGCGAGCTCGAGCGGTTCGCCGAGTGGGCAGCCGGTGACCGCGGCGACGACGACTGGACCGGAATCGTCCCCGACGACATCGACCAGGAGCCGACCTTCGAGGACCTCGACGAACGCATCTTTCGGGAATACGCCCGGCATCTCGGTGGAAATCGGGGACTCAAGCAGAACACGGTACAAACCTATTACCGCTATATCTCTGCGTGGTGCGGGTGGTGTGTCAACGAGGGATATCTCGAAGCCCATTACGCGCAGCGGGCGAGTGCGATGGCTCCCCTCCCCGAGGACGACGGCCGCAAGCCCGGCGACCAGCAGGCCTGGACGTCCGAGCAGCGCCACGCGATCACCCGCCACGTCGACGAACGGGCCCGCGACTCTGTCGAGGCGTACACGACACTTCCGGAGGATACTGACTCCCTCGACAAGCAGCGAGCGCGCTACGCGGCGGTCAAGGCGGCTCGTGACCGGGCTCTGGTGTTCGTCCTCGCGTACACAGCTGTCCGCGTCGGGGAACTACTCCGGGACCCGAACGACCCGCGCCGGCGCGGCGTCCGCTGGGAGGACCTCTCGCTCGACGACGGAAGTATGGACGTCTACCGGAAGAAACAGCAGTGGGACGCCGCCAGCCTGCCCGACCCGGTGATCTCGCCGCTGCGGAGCTACTGCCACCTGATGGATCCACCGACGGAACGATGGCCGGTGTTTCCGACGTTCGACCAAAGAACGCTCGCAGGGGTCATCCAAGATGAGCTCGCCGACCGAGGGGAATGCTCAGAGGCAATTACTGAGCGCCGTGGGGAGTACGCTCGCGACCTAGTGTTGGCGCTTGATGAAGATATCCGGCCGCCGTCTATCACGACGGACGGTGCACGATCGATCCTCCAGCGACTTTCGGAGGCCGCAGAAATAAACATCAACCATCCGAAACACGACTATCTCGCTCCTCACGGTGGTCGTCGTGGAATGGGGGAGGTCCTCGTTCGTGCATTTGGCTATACTGTTGCAGCCCGCTATCTCGATAATTCGGAAGAGATAGTTCGTGACCGGTACTCGCATATTGAAGCTGGCGAGTTAGGGGATATTGCTACGGAGGCTCTTGAAGAGGTGGACGATGAGAGCGACAATTTAGCGGGATCGGTTTGA
- a CDS encoding hypothetical protein (KEGG: hla:Hlac_3097 hypothetical protein) gives MPNEDDRFGDVAEQLKQTEEGAESDDDESTDAKDEPKPDEEIATADAEPKTEFVPDQDEEDVDESTGGPAFSFDETDMHGFYVRDETWNGVTRMRSSVTAACSMFDVPEYEGREFQDACLRVIADHVTRLPSRYSGSVVSKLMRNVSRKLWRCLASRSRTTNLDLPDFLCYLGFAHIVHYVNCVDTVGLQSCDYSRN, from the coding sequence ATGCCTAATGAGGACGACCGTTTCGGGGACGTCGCTGAACAGCTCAAACAAACGGAGGAAGGAGCAGAATCTGATGACGACGAAAGTACTGACGCGAAGGATGAACCAAAACCGGATGAGGAGATAGCTACTGCAGACGCAGAGCCGAAGACAGAGTTCGTACCTGATCAGGATGAGGAGGACGTCGACGAATCGACTGGTGGGCCGGCCTTCTCCTTTGACGAGACTGATATGCACGGCTTCTATGTCCGGGACGAGACGTGGAACGGCGTCACCCGGATGCGTTCATCAGTGACTGCCGCTTGCTCAATGTTTGATGTTCCCGAGTACGAGGGAAGAGAGTTTCAAGATGCGTGTCTCCGGGTGATTGCGGACCACGTGACGAGGTTGCCCTCCAGATACTCCGGGAGCGTGGTATCGAAGCTGATGAGGAACGTGTCCAGGAAGTTGTGGAGATGCTTAGCGAGCAGGTCTCGAACGACTAACCTGGATTTGCCCGATTTTCTCTGTTATTTAGGTTTCGCACATATTGTACATTATGTAAATTGTGTGGATACGGTTGGGTTGCAGTCTTGCGATTACTCTCGGAACTGA
- a CDS encoding hypothetical protein (KEGG: hla:Hlac_3099 hypothetical protein), protein MYEVLDDTAAQVILAIESGDSIRRVAQHLHTPYETVRQAVNRLEDAGYVSYDDGLTVVDERVRDAARELVAASAGVSPPSIEETYVIPQFGDWPFAFTRIDAVYVWTQGGYQVGREPNDYPLFLAVREQDVDAWEAFFESFDLPTAFERQPQDELSRPLQVVLEPRPSLDVNHVEGYPVIPRAETIEYMRENYAQFQSALAMLDRMYEDLDLGVTYRETERAQP, encoded by the coding sequence ATGTACGAGGTGCTCGACGACACGGCTGCGCAGGTCATCCTCGCCATCGAGAGTGGTGACTCCATCCGCCGTGTCGCACAACACCTCCACACGCCGTACGAGACGGTGAGACAGGCCGTCAATCGGCTCGAAGACGCAGGCTACGTCAGCTATGATGACGGCCTCACTGTCGTCGACGAGCGCGTACGCGACGCAGCCCGCGAGCTCGTCGCTGCCAGCGCCGGCGTTAGTCCACCCTCCATCGAGGAGACCTACGTTATCCCGCAGTTCGGTGACTGGCCGTTCGCCTTCACGCGGATCGACGCCGTCTACGTGTGGACACAGGGCGGCTACCAGGTCGGTCGCGAGCCCAACGACTATCCGCTGTTCCTCGCGGTTCGTGAGCAAGACGTCGACGCCTGGGAGGCGTTTTTCGAGTCGTTCGACCTTCCCACCGCATTCGAGCGACAGCCCCAAGACGAGCTCTCAAGACCACTGCAGGTCGTCCTTGAGCCACGCCCGTCACTCGACGTCAATCACGTCGAAGGGTACCCGGTGATCCCGAGAGCTGAGACGATTGAGTATATGCGCGAGAACTACGCCCAGTTCCAGTCGGCGCTGGCGATGCTCGACCGGATGTACGAGGACCTTGACCTCGGCGTCACGTATCGAGAGACCGAACGGGCACAGCCATGA
- a CDS encoding hypothetical protein (KEGG: hla:Hlac_3104 hypothetical protein), which translates to MTRYFVDTNVLIGLTFSHDRWAVEAERILDGHNTLFTSDFVIYEYCSRPQGAPRVVSDPDQLQVDPDGTGGVFGTVLEDFQENVEDNIPMYNREIDLQRYDGLSFERILEIFFDNIEVRSQAKPHFVRHFQNYFSSREITPRNAKRCVEDLRDRVLHDAKERKDALMDAVHIMSSTYDDQERARGLVQEHIGIRESRIPPVDSQWLLDAIGLAERDMLQRVVTGDKKDIVRYQQQLASLFDVSILYILDEFHSHSQAGQGSREVF; encoded by the coding sequence ATGACTAGATACTTCGTAGACACTAACGTCCTCATTGGACTCACGTTTTCTCACGACCGGTGGGCCGTAGAAGCAGAGCGTATCCTAGACGGTCATAACACGCTCTTCACGAGTGATTTTGTAATCTATGAGTATTGTAGCCGTCCGCAAGGAGCGCCTCGAGTTGTTTCCGACCCCGATCAGCTACAGGTTGATCCTGACGGTACAGGTGGCGTGTTCGGAACCGTTCTTGAAGACTTTCAAGAGAATGTCGAGGATAATATCCCAATGTACAATCGGGAAATCGATTTACAGCGCTACGATGGGCTTTCGTTTGAGAGGATCTTAGAGATTTTCTTCGATAATATTGAGGTTCGAAGTCAGGCCAAGCCACACTTTGTTCGGCACTTCCAGAACTACTTCTCCTCGCGGGAAATCACCCCGCGAAATGCGAAACGGTGTGTCGAAGATCTTCGAGATCGCGTTCTCCACGACGCAAAGGAGCGGAAAGACGCTCTAATGGATGCTGTCCACATCATGTCTTCAACTTATGACGATCAGGAGCGCGCTCGCGGTCTAGTCCAGGAGCACATCGGAATTCGAGAGTCCCGAATTCCTCCAGTAGACTCGCAGTGGCTTCTTGACGCAATAGGGCTTGCAGAACGCGATATGCTTCAGCGTGTTGTGACCGGAGATAAGAAAGACATCGTCCGATATCAGCAACAACTGGCGTCATTATTTGATGTTTCAATCCTGTATATTTTAGATGAGTTTCATAGTCACTCCCAAGCCGGTCAGGGTTCACGTGAGGTCTTCTGA
- a CDS encoding deoxyribonuclease/rho motif-related TRAM (PFAM: Deoxyribonuclease/rho motif-related TRAM~KEGG: hla:Hlac_3102 deoxyribonuclease/rho motif-related TRAM): MVEISDSLCSLFTAKIKEEDGTFVIEIPSSEIKHGALTGDEMYRIALLDSSSEAESTSPQAPRHPASQGSTSHDSSGPPVDEGEVRDVTIETVGDQGDGIAKVERGYVVIVPGAHPGDEPTVEIEQVQENVAFASIADSDPRAL; encoded by the coding sequence ATGGTAGAAATCTCAGACTCCCTGTGTTCGCTGTTCACTGCGAAAATTAAGGAGGAGGATGGCACATTCGTCATCGAGATTCCTTCGAGTGAGATCAAGCACGGGGCGCTGACTGGTGATGAGATGTACCGCATCGCTCTTCTTGATTCATCCTCCGAAGCTGAATCAACATCTCCACAGGCCCCACGGCATCCCGCCTCTCAGGGGAGCACGAGCCACGATTCATCTGGTCCTCCTGTTGATGAGGGAGAAGTGCGCGACGTGACAATCGAAACCGTCGGTGATCAGGGCGACGGTATTGCGAAAGTCGAACGTGGGTACGTCGTGATCGTTCCTGGCGCTCACCCCGGCGACGAACCAACAGTCGAAATCGAACAAGTTCAGGAGAACGTCGCGTTTGCGAGCATCGCCGATAGCGATCCGCGAGCACTCTAA
- a CDS encoding hypothetical protein (KEGG: hla:Hlac_3103 hypothetical protein), with the protein MGLFETLFSSSTGDTVPQAQQPSQHEIFPEDKYNVAYAVAARHEEIRALEHLLEADQTSPTALEAEPFFQDIIEDMERDREYSLRLRTSGEELVDDIRELIEHWDNQVDEQIGTIWWPIGADTTFRLYLHYLELRADAGDDQFSFPESAGQVHTLVQRGLSAMEDDDDSKLAVVHKRDIPWEEPDEDS; encoded by the coding sequence ATGGGACTCTTTGAGACCTTATTTAGCTCATCCACCGGGGATACTGTCCCTCAGGCACAGCAACCGAGTCAGCACGAAATCTTCCCCGAGGACAAGTACAATGTCGCATACGCTGTAGCCGCTCGGCATGAAGAAATTAGGGCGTTAGAACACCTTCTAGAAGCGGATCAGACCTCACCTACTGCCTTGGAGGCTGAGCCCTTCTTTCAGGATATAATCGAAGATATGGAGCGGGATCGGGAATACTCCCTCCGCCTTCGCACCTCCGGGGAGGAGCTCGTCGACGATATCCGCGAACTCATAGAGCATTGGGACAATCAGGTAGATGAGCAGATAGGGACGATTTGGTGGCCTATCGGAGCAGATACGACGTTCAGGCTGTACCTCCATTATCTGGAACTCCGTGCTGACGCGGGGGATGACCAATTTTCGTTCCCGGAGTCCGCTGGACAGGTTCACACTCTCGTCCAGCGGGGTCTTAGTGCAATGGAAGATGATGACGACTCGAAGCTCGCTGTAGTCCACAAGCGAGACATTCCTTGGGAAGAACCAGATGAGGACAGCTGA
- a CDS encoding hypothetical protein (KEGG: hla:Hlac_3100 hypothetical protein) produces MSFNNRSDALIELLEELTQQGHEYVLVGGYAVSAFNARFSTDLDIVVAPDSKADFVEFLEQRGFEETDSHAKEWFYDTEVIEYEKRLTPQQPIGFDLLVNGLGCRQTEAQWSFDYLYDHSHQQEVSGGTVTTTARVIDGAVLVAAKLHSGRETDLRDVLAVAEEIDLDAVTPHLRRGDDDALREQLKRGLEILESDELKHGYRSDFGASAVSEETVTALQEYLSAQIDHLS; encoded by the coding sequence ATGAGCTTCAACAATCGAAGTGACGCGCTCATCGAACTGCTCGAAGAGCTCACCCAACAGGGTCACGAGTACGTTCTTGTTGGCGGCTACGCTGTCTCAGCGTTCAATGCTCGCTTCTCCACGGATCTCGATATCGTCGTCGCGCCAGACTCCAAGGCTGACTTCGTCGAGTTCCTCGAACAGCGGGGCTTCGAAGAAACGGACAGCCACGCCAAGGAGTGGTTCTACGATACCGAGGTAATCGAGTACGAGAAGCGGCTCACGCCGCAGCAGCCGATCGGCTTCGATCTCCTGGTAAACGGACTCGGGTGTCGCCAGACGGAGGCACAGTGGTCGTTCGACTACCTGTACGACCACAGCCACCAACAGGAGGTGAGCGGAGGCACAGTGACGACGACGGCCAGAGTCATCGATGGGGCAGTCCTCGTCGCGGCAAAGCTCCATAGCGGCCGTGAAACAGACCTTCGGGATGTCCTGGCAGTGGCAGAAGAAATCGATCTCGACGCTGTCACGCCACACCTGCGACGAGGGGACGACGATGCGCTGCGGGAGCAGCTTAAGCGTGGACTGGAAATCTTGGAGAGCGACGAACTCAAGCACGGATATCGGAGTGACTTCGGGGCCTCAGCTGTCTCAGAAGAAACGGTCACCGCTCTCCAAGAGTATCTGTCTGCTCAGATTGACCACCTGAGCTGA
- a CDS encoding hypothetical protein (KEGG: hma:pNG6009 hypothetical protein) produces MEVILKATSRFLHAFAMAQPSKAEIQSMTKEPIEVLDDLADQVADEFGRIDSQTNSRMSRS; encoded by the coding sequence ATGGAGGTGATTCTGAAAGCCACGTCACGTTTTCTTCACGCGTTCGCGATGGCACAACCTTCCAAGGCCGAAATTCAATCTATGACAAAGGAACCGATTGAGGTACTCGACGACCTGGCCGACCAGGTCGCCGATGAGTTCGGGCGTATAGACAGCCAAACGAATTCAAGGATGTCTCGCTCGTGA